The DNA segment ttctttgtgatCTTCACAATAGCTTCAAAGGAGATTTTAGGCattcaaatacacaaaaatatcaCCACGGATACGTCGTGTCTGCACACAGACACTTATAAACAAGCTAgcgctacaaaaaaaaaaaaaaatccacgaataaaaataattcacacaGACAAACCCACAGCGAGCAGAGCTGTGGGTTTCTACCACTGACAGGAACGAAAGTCCAGCTTTAATTCTCCCTCTTCCCAGGGTGCATTTCAACTTCCAGTCTCGGAGGTTCAGACCGGCCGTCTGAGTAACGCCCTCTGGCGCTTCCTAACTCCATGTCCgaagctgctcctcttcctcggcTGAACGCTGTTCGCTCAGGTCTCTTCACAGAGTTTCCTCGTCGTCTCACTGGCTCTGGCAGACGGTGGAGCCGCCCTTCCCCCCCGCCGCCGCCTTCTTGCGCCTCTTGTTGAGGAGAGGGTTGCTGGATGTGTCGAGGTCCTTGATCTTCACCTGGTCGTAGTCCACGCGCATGGTGGCCAAGGCGCTGGTCATCTCCTCCTGCGAGAGACAAGGAGGAGGGCTTGACTGTGGTTTTCGAGGTAGCAAACGAAGCAGTTAATTATTTTGGTACTTTCTCAAACTGGAACTAAGTGTCCAACTTAATGTCCAATTTTATCTCAGTATCACAGAGGTTTGTTAGGAAAACCCCTCAAACAGAATCGTGCGgcccaaggaacacagcagacaggtcatcAAGAAAGTTGTGGAGACGTTTGATGCACATTTAACGTCTCCAATATTTGGAGCACAGAGCGTTTACAGAAGAGtgggaaacagaaaatcattGCAGAAATAAAGCCACAAGAAATCCTGTAAGCCACCAAACCATGTGAGAGATTGTGACAgtttaaataattctttattaATACATATTATTAGCTAAGTTTCCAATCGGTCCATGCTGCTCCacatgtgacatttttatttgtaagatgtttaaaaaaaaaaaaaacaagtgttttttgttttactattcACTGCATAATTATGCAATATTTTGTTGGTCTGTCCCATAAAATCCAAGTAAAAATGCACAAGTGTTCAGTTGTTAcgtatgaaatgtaaaaatatcatTGGAAGGCACTCTAGttgcagaaaacataaaaaataaagattatgcagagaaaaaaaaagaaaaagtggacAGGTTGGGAGTATTTTTATAAACTgggtgaaaggtcaaaggtctcTAAGCTGAGGTCAAGAGAAACTGGAGTCTTAGAGCCTTTTCCCATTCGTCAGCCATGATCCACTCAGCCTATGTAAAAAGAATTACAATATTCTTCTGGTTTTGCGCCTCTATGTGCAGGTTGCCTAATTTTTACGCAACACAGCAGTGGCTAGTTGCAACACCAGATCCCATTGTGAGCGTCTCATTTTGAAGAAAGGTCTATTCACTTTTTATCACTTCAGTCACGCACATTTGGCTGCTTGTGACGGAATGTGCAAATCTACATTGGACATTTTGCTCAATACGTGTTGAATCAGGCCTGTGCAACGGTCATGGAGTGTCTTATATCTGTGTATAACAAACAGAGATAGTTGGAAGGAGGTGCATGACTAGTGTTAGACGTTTTAAGAGGCTCGGGCCTCTTCCTCCACCTAGTGGCAGCGGAGGAGTGTGACAAAGAATTTAACGGGAGCCAAGCTCTGTCAGGGGGTTCACTGTTTTTCTGCCAATTAAATTGTACgtaaacataatttattaaatcagtGTCTTTTCAGGTTTCACCAGCTCAGATTTAAAGatcattatgaataaaatttgagAAGTGTATCATGACAGAAATTTActcaagaaaatatatttgtctgTGCTCTTTACAGTCTTCACTTCACCCCTACAGgcaagctttttttaaatttttttgtgtgtaggtTGACAACAGAATAACGAAGACGAACGTTGTCCATGAAAATGGCGACAAATTTCAAGTTACTTACCCAGGacagatgcaaaaaaacaaaacaagacaaaacaaaaaactagctagctagcaagggtataCATATTAGCAGCTTTAGTTTTTAGGTTGTAATGTAATGACGTTCTACAGGAGCACCATAGAGAGCATTCAGAccagctgcctctctgtgtggTGTGGAGGCTGCAGCGCCTCCGACTGGAAGAACGTGAGGAGAGTGGTGCCAACAGCAGAGAGGATCATTGGGACCCCCCTTCCCTCCATTCAGGACATTTCATCCCAGCGCTGCGTGTCCCGAGGCCGAAACATCCCCACTGACTCCTCACACCCCCACCATGgactgttctccctgctgccctctggaaagAGGTTCCGCAGCATCCGGTGCAGGTCCACCGGgttcagaaacagctttttcccacttgccatcagactgctgaactcttaactggactgcactcAAAAACTGGTCTCCACTTCATACCTTGCACgtgtacatagctaaataacttctattttactgtcattcctgcagtttatatttaatatttatattttatattgtattttatttattctggagtaaccaAATAACattgaaacctcaaaacattgtcctgagccgtatgcaacaaaatttcgttctgtatacacccctgtgcatgcaaaatgacaataaagtctgtctaagtctaagtctaatgGTTTTAGGTTTTAATAGGTTGTAATGGCAGAGTGTGACCAGAAGGTGTCAGTGTTGACAGTTCTTCGGCTTACCTTCACGTCCTCCCACAGCTCCTTCTCTTCGTTCAGGACCCGAGTGGTGTGGAGCGGAGTGGAGGGAACCATCATGGACTGCTGCAGAGCggggaaacacacacaaacacacacacacacacacacatccagatGAAGACTGAGACAAACACGTGGTAAACGAGAAGGGATTTATGGGGTCAGTAGCTTACGTTGATCCAGGGGTGGTTGGTGAACTGAGTGATGGTCATTCTCTCGTTCGGGTCTGTCTTCAGTAGCTGTTGGATCAGATCTTTAgctggggaggaaaaaaaaaacccattgtCATTATTATAAGGTTAGTAGCTGCAAACAAGTGAATTATTGTCTCTCTGGGAGGGGCAGCGTGGCCTACTTCTACAATTTCCAGTAAATAGGGCAGAATCACCTTACAACTTGAGTTTGAACAAAACCATATACCAACGTTTGGAACAAGAAAACTTGCACCGCAGACTAAGCTGGAGCTGCACCCACTGGGCTGGTTACAAGGAGGCACACAGATGAGAAAAAACTGAGGGTTTTGTGGCGAGACGCTGTAAACGTCTTGCAGCTCAGCCTGCTGCATCCAGGGCAGTTGAGTTTAAAGCCGCCTGTGGAGGCGCTCTGCATCGCCAGAACCGGCGGGTCAAAGTAATCGGACCGCAGAAAGAGGCTGGGGTTGTGGTTGGAGATCACACTCCTTCACATTACAGCCACCAGGCGTTACACAAACAGCACCAAGCAGCACGGGATTTGGAATCAGAAGGAACATGATGCATACGTTTCCattatctttttaaatctaatttagatctaaaaagtgtggcttgcaaTTGTATTCAGCCCCTCTTCAGTCGACACTTTACTAAGTCGCCTTCCGGCGTCTCTGTCGGCTTTACACCACCAGACCTGTTAGCCCGTTTTCTATAAGGCCTCTGTGAAGGTCAGTTTTCAGGATTTTTGCAACagattctcatttggatttaggagtttgactaggccattctaactcATCAATATGCTTTGGTCCAAACTATCACACTATATGcgttttaaagttgttgtcctgctgtcctgttgtcttgttgtcctcCTCCATCTTAACATCAACACTAACCAGCTTTCCTGGGATCTGGGCCCAGACGCTTCACTTTGGTGTCATCTTAAAAGAGGGCCTTCTTCCAAATGTTTGCCGTGTCCTTTTCACGGCTCGATGTGAACTGAAAATAGGACTTCTTGCGCCTTTCCTTCTACCATGGCTTTCTCCCTTTCACTCTTTCGTAAAAGCCATCTTTTGAACCTGCAGCCCTCTTCAACTGAATTCACTAAATAACATTTGGAGAGTTTTTCTCCAAGTCTACAACTAATGCTTATTTTGGTAATGAATTACTGTATTCTGATGATCTGTCTATTAATCACACAAACAAATTGTCACATCCTGCAGATTTTTTGTCGAACCACATAAGCCTTTTTTACGAAATGGTAGAAATACATTGAAAGGtgcaagcaaataaaaaaaatgtagctccTTTtgttgagaagaaaaacagattgcTGCATGTAGTGCAACAACTTAGCATTCCTTGTAGcaaaagatgcatctgcagctgaaaaacacttccaacatcacaaaataaaaacatcaactcaAGAGggatttaaatgaaaagaagaaaaaagaacaaggGGACTGACTCATCCGCTGTCATTGTTGGGTAAAAGGAGATCAGCTGGTTGAGGTcggaaaaaagaaagactagAGATGAGACAGATTGTCTGATCGGTTACAGAGCCCCAATGGTTTAAGCTGAAGAAGAACGCCGATCTCACGCAGAAACAGGCCTGTTTTTATTTCGAAACCCGCGACCAAGATGCAAAGAGGTCCGATTTGTTAAAGATAAATCGGCGGTCACCTGACTAAAGTTTTCCTCTGTGTGAATTAGTAGGTCACCTAGTCAAGCTGCAGAGTCACTCTGTGCAGCCCCACGGTTTCCTGTTTCTGGTGCGGCTTGCTTCAGAATAAGGTCAACTCCACTCAAAGGTGAGAGCAATATGTTTCACATCCtttcttaaaactttgtttgctccgctttaataaaaaaatgaacatgacTAAAGACATAGAATGTGCTGTTTTACCTAGAAAAAAACCACAGATAATGAATccttcaagttttttttttcacaaactctAATTCCCTGTCTAAGTGTTGAGGATTGTTTGATCTGTCTGTCCTCTCATGTCCATCAGTTCAGGCGATTCCAGGTGGCTTTTGACTTTGTTTGCCACAGATCCACTTTGGAGTTTGGTCTCCTACCTTCCTGCGACACGTCGGACCACTCCGGATTGGGGAACTCGTACTGGCCCATCCtgatcctcctcttcatcccgGGAGAAATAGCTTGGCCAGTGTTGGAGTAGAAAGGAGGGTAGCCGCACAACCTGGGGAGACAAACAGATACAAGCATTTTTTAATCTGCCTCTGATGCACTTCCTTAGCACGTATCCACGGTACCTTCCAAAAGTATCCATTaccttgatttattttttaaccttttgtcaTATTACATACACAAATTGTATTCATTTAAGTCGGGATAACAGGCAAACATCACATTGCGTGGTGCGTTTTTATACTCTGACAGCCTTCACTTAATTCGTAAGCAGAGTGTTGCTGTGTGCAATACTGTAATTGAATCTCACAGCACAGGAAGCCCTTTGTGATATTTGTCTCAAAAATACGGGGCACGGCAGACACGGTCGCATGAAACCAAGATGGAAATTTCTGGCCTACATGCAGAGTGCTACTTGTGGCAGAAGACTAAACATCACCCTGAATGCATCACCTCCACAACAAAGCACGGCAGTGGCAGCAGAGGACCGAGTTCACCAGaagataaagggaaaaaaaaaccataaataaatacaggGAAATCCCGGGAGAAAACATCTCAGAGGCTGCGGATGGAAGGATTCAGATCGAAGGGTATTTATGTTAGGGTGGccaagtcaaagttcagatccaAATCGAAATTACAATCTTTATCAAATCTGACTGAGATATTCAGAGGGAGCCGGGTGGGAGGGGAAAGGTCAAAATGGATTGTTGCTAGGTGTGGTAGAGACAAAACCgaaaagacaggaagtgaaatgGGGTTCAACAAAATATCCATTGGACGCAAATGCACAGCACATTTTTCCGATCTTTACGGGTTGAACTATTTGAAAAcagctgcgacagactggcgacctgtccagggtgtaacccgcctctcgcccggaacgttagctggggataggcaccagcaaccctcccgaccccattagggacaaagggtgaatagaaaatggatggatggatggatggactatttgaaaacagtttcatcGAGCGAAACGTTCAACAGGTGTAACTGTTACTGGAAAGCACAGCTTAAATCATCACAACCCTCAACCCATAGAAACCCCTGACTCTACCGTCTCGGTACTTACAGGATGTACATGATGACGCCCAGAGACCACATGTCACATGACTTGTCATACTTCTCCGGACCCAAAACCTCAGGAGCTTATCAACGATGACAcaccaaaacataaacagaataCATAAAACAGCTCACATTATCACacagaaaaagatgttttgtttgtttgtttgttttatttgctttgaagCAACAACTCCAACTTCTGATATCATTTTACACACctcaaaaaaaaagtaatgaaactTCTTACCCACATAGTACGGTGTGTAGCAGGGCGTCTGCAGGGGGTTATGTAACGTCGTCTCTTTCGCAAAGCCAAAGTCTGTCAGCTTCAGCACCGCGCTTTTGGCTTTAGTGGTATACAGCAGGTTCTCCGGCTGAAGACGCGAGCAGAGAAGTGGACGGAGCAGAAATTACGACGCGCTCTTGCCATTTTGGAGGTTCTCATCTGGATATCCCTACGTACCTTGATGTCTCTGTGGGCAATGTCGATGTTGTGGAGAAACGAGATGGCAGTGCCAATGTCCCTCATGATCTCAGACGCCTCTGGGAGGAAAAAGATAAGCAGACTCTCTCAAACCAGTCGCAGGTCTGGGTACGGGTACATGAGGAGATCGAGAGCCGGCCCGCTTTGGGTTTAACCTGGATGTTCGGTGGAAGTTTAACTTCCTACTTTTACCGATGCAGATGAACCCATGTGGCCTACATTGTGTCACaccaaaagatttaaaataatttaaacttcacacgagtttttttttttttttttttttaaagatgactCAGAGTGGCAGGTGCATTCTCCTGATTTAGCTTTAAAGAGGTGCATTTGATGCTTTCAACTGAAGTGCATCTgactccacaaatctgtcttTTCCTGGGTAACGCCGTCTAAGGAGAGAGAGTCTGATGTGGTCGTTTATTCTCACCTTTTTCAGTGAAGGCCTGGTCTCCTCTGGCCTGGATTCTGCTGAACAGCTCTCCTCCTTCCATACTGGAGAAACAGAGATCAATACATGACTGTTTGTTAGATTTTCACGACAGAATGAAAGCAAACATCCAC comes from the Gambusia affinis linkage group LG07, SWU_Gaff_1.0, whole genome shotgun sequence genome and includes:
- the mapkapk3 gene encoding MAP kinase-activated protein kinase 3 gives rise to the protein MLQNGNGKEKPPQSAKTDGAESEPSAANPKQQQQPPAALPAEDTKGTDAGSTHFPMPTYPKLEIKRNAVTDDYKISTQVLGLGINGKVLECHNKKTGEKCALKILYDSPKARREVELHWRVSGGPYIVRILSLYENMHHGKKCLLIIMECMEGGELFSRIQARGDQAFTEKEASEIMRDIGTAISFLHNIDIAHRDIKPENLLYTTKAKSAVLKLTDFGFAKETTLHNPLQTPCYTPYYVAPEVLGPEKYDKSCDMWSLGVIMYILLCGYPPFYSNTGQAISPGMKRRIRMGQYEFPNPEWSDVSQEAKDLIQQLLKTDPNERMTITQFTNHPWINQSMMVPSTPLHTTRVLNEEKELWEDVKEEMTSALATMRVDYDQVKIKDLDTSSNPLLNKRRKKAAAGGKGGSTVCQSQ